In one Lolium rigidum isolate FL_2022 chromosome 3, APGP_CSIRO_Lrig_0.1, whole genome shotgun sequence genomic region, the following are encoded:
- the LOC124695549 gene encoding uncharacterized protein LOC124695549: MLVRSSSTPILGALHASSGGGHSPAVHFAESSPTVAYHPPAISCSLSSAGGSDHERSRGTGGLRRACSDGNLSSLGGRADDHHRSRPAPLETIQSFAARDGSWDEEDENDNDDDTEQEMSFGMFGAVAGTGSTFTQEHPLFLARGLGIDRLGSGLLLTDDGGSNDGNGGGTHPVPSGGGGDPSGIEAHYKQLIEEDPCNGLFLRNYARFLYQVKGDRRRAEEYYSRAILADPGDGELLSEYAKLVWEVHGDEDRASAYFDRAARADPRNSHVLAAQAAFLWDTDDGTGPEETTMSYTGFAAHQSMASATT; the protein is encoded by the exons ATGCTGGTGAGGAGCTCCTCCACGCCGATCCTCGGCGCGCTGCACGCCTCCTCTGGCGGCGGCCACTCACCGGCCGTCCACTTCGCCGAGTCCTCCCCGACGGTCGCCTACCACCCGCCGGCCATCTCCTGCAGCCTCTCCAGCGCCGGCGGCTCGGATCACGAGCGCTCTCGTGGCACCGGCGGCCTACGCCGCGCCTGCTCCGACGGCAACCTCTCATCCCTGGGCGGCCGCGCCGACGACCACCACCGATCCAGGCCGGCCCCGCTCGAGACGATCCAGTCCTTCGCGGCCCGCGACGGGTCgtgggacgaggaggacgaaaacgacaacgacgacgacacgGAGCAAGAGATGAGCTTCGGGATGTTCGGCGCCGTCGCGGGCACCGGCAGCACTTTCACGCAGGAGCACCCGCTGTTCCTGGCCAGGGGCCTGGGGATCGACCGGCTCGGCTCGGGCCTcctcctcaccgacgacggcggcaGCAACGACGGTAACGGCGGCGGCACCCACCCGGTGCCGTCCGGCGGCGGGGGGGACCCCTCCGGGATCGAGGCGCACTACAAGCAGCTCATCGAGGAGGACCCCTGCAACGGCCTCTTCCTCAGAAACTACGCGCGGTTCCTCTATCAG GTGAAAGGAGATCGCCGGAGGGCGGAGGAGTACTACTCCCGCGCCATCCTCGCCGACCCCGGCGACGGCGAGCTGCTCTCCGAGTACGCCAAGCTCGTCTGGGAGGTGCACGGGGACGAGGACCGCGCCTCCGCCTACTTCGACCGGGCCGCCAGGGCCGACCCGCGCAACAGCCACGTCCTCGCCGCGCAGGCCGCCTTCCTGTGGGACACCGACGACGGCACTGGCCCTGAAGAGACGACCATGAGCTACACCGGCTTCGCCGCTCACCAATCTATGGCTTCGGCGACGACCTGA
- the LOC124695553 gene encoding 50S ribosomal protein L11-like: MATTLKDVATRKPVLATIRLLVPAGAAKPAPPVGPALGFYRLNLMAFCKDFNARTQKYKAETPMQVTLTAYKDSTFEFVVKSPSVSWFLKKAAGIDTASGRPGHSIVTSLSLRHVYEIAKLKQTDPFCKHMSLEALSKSIIGTAKSMGIEIVKDLD; encoded by the coding sequence ATGGCAACAACACTTAAAGATGTTGCGACGCGGAAACCTGTTCTAGCGACAATCCGTCTCTTAGTTCCTGCTGGAGCTGCCAAACCTGCACCACCCGTTGGACCAGCTCTCGGTTTCTACAGGCTTAATCTGATGGCGTTCTGCAAGGACTTCAACGCCAGGACACAGAAGTACAAGGCAGAAACTCCGATGCAGGTCACTTTGACTGCCTACAAGGACAGCACTTTCGAGTTTGTGGTCAAGTCACCCTCGGTTTCATGGTTTCTCAAGAAAGCAGCAGGCATTGACACAGCGAGCGGCCGGCCGGGGCACAGCATTGTGACATCCCTCTCGCTCCGTCATGTCTACGAGATCGCGAAGCTGAAGCAGACCGACCCCTTCTGCAAGCACATGTCGCTCGAGGCCTTGTCCAAATCCATCATCGGCACGGCCAAGTCCATGGGCATCGAAATTGTTAAGGATCTGGACTAG
- the LOC124701414 gene encoding 60S ribosomal protein L21-2-like — translation MPAGHGLRSRTRDLFARGFRKKGYIPLTTYLRTYKVGEHVDVKVNGAVHKGMPHKFYHGRTGRVWNVTKRAIGVEINKQVGNRIIKKRIHVRVEHVQPSRCQEEFRLRKINNDKLKAEAKARGEVISTKRQPAGPKPGFMVEGTTIETVTPIPYDVVNDLKGGY, via the exons ATGCCGGCGGGGCACGGGCTTCGGTCGCGGACGCGCGACCTCTTCGCGCGGGGCTTCCGCAAGAAGGGGTACATCCCGCTCACCACCTACCTGCGCACCTACAAGGTCGGCGAGCACGTCGATGTCAAGGTGAACGGCGCCGTCCACAAGGGCATGCCGCACAAGTTCTACCACGGCCGCACCGGACGCGTCTGGAACGTCACCAAGCGCGCCATCGGCGTCGAGATCAACAAGCAG GTTGGTAACCGCATCATCAAGAAGAGGATCCATGTCCGTGTGGAGCATGTGCAGCCATCCAGGTGCCAGGAGGAGTTCCGCTTGAGGAAAATCAACAACGACAAGCTCAAGGCAGAGGCCAAGGCCCGTGGCGAGGTCATCAGCACCAAGAGGCAGCCTGCAGGTCCCAAGCCAGGGTTCATGGTTGAGGGCACTACCATCGAGACCGTCACCCCCATCCCGTACGACGTGGTCAACGATCTCAAGGGTGGTTACTAG